A region from the Chloroflexota bacterium genome encodes:
- a CDS encoding zinc ribbon domain-containing protein, translating to MAKKQVPIIEGLFTWPADKPQLLASKCKKCGAYFFPTVPFCGNPDCAKDKANMEVVPLSNKGTMYTYTI from the coding sequence ATGGCTAAGAAGCAAGTCCCGATAATAGAGGGCTTATTCACCTGGCCCGCTGACAAGCCCCAGCTACTGGCGAGCAAGTGCAAGAAGTGCGGTGCGTACTTCTTCCCGACAGTCCCATTCTGCGGAAATCCTGACTGCGCCAAGGACAAGGCCAACATGGAGGTCGTGCCTCTGAGCAACAAAGGCACAATGTACACCTATACTATT